A region of Blastocatellia bacterium DNA encodes the following proteins:
- the cmr4 gene encoding type III-B CRISPR module RAMP protein Cmr4 has translation MFKKATLMFLYTETSLHAGSGTSLGVVDLPIQREKYTDFPVIQASGLKGAVREWFEFRSTDSADRRKIELAFGPDKIGSEESGFAAAVSFTDARILLFPVRSLKGIFAYCTSPTALERFRRDAQIAGVSIDWTIPRPPDDRTVLGVREGCDVAADDQVLLEEYAFGFQGKEEVTSIAKWLSQEAFPDRGEYAFWREKVKKSLLVLPDNAFRDFVKLSTEVQARIKIDNDKRTVVKGGLFYEEALLPDSLLYSVVLAHDPVKDDRAELADSPAVLAFLRGIDGQRLQLGGDATIGRGIVSVRFHGQGKQPKPGKEEQGNG, from the coding sequence ATGTTCAAGAAAGCCACGTTGATGTTCCTTTACACCGAGACGTCGCTTCATGCCGGCAGCGGCACGAGCCTCGGCGTCGTGGACCTGCCCATTCAACGCGAAAAGTACACCGACTTTCCCGTGATCCAGGCGTCCGGCCTGAAAGGCGCCGTGCGCGAATGGTTCGAGTTCAGGTCCACTGATAGTGCCGACAGGCGCAAGATCGAACTCGCGTTCGGGCCGGATAAGATCGGATCGGAAGAGAGCGGATTCGCGGCGGCCGTCAGCTTCACCGATGCGCGAATTCTGCTCTTTCCCGTTCGTTCGCTCAAAGGCATCTTCGCCTACTGCACCTCGCCGACGGCGCTCGAGCGATTTCGCCGCGATGCCCAAATTGCCGGTGTGTCCATAGACTGGACGATACCGAGACCTCCAGACGATCGAACCGTGCTGGGAGTGCGAGAAGGCTGCGATGTGGCCGCTGACGATCAGGTTCTGCTCGAAGAGTATGCGTTCGGGTTTCAAGGAAAGGAGGAGGTGACCTCCATCGCAAAATGGCTTTCTCAAGAAGCGTTCCCTGACCGGGGCGAGTATGCGTTCTGGCGGGAGAAAGTCAAAAAGAGTTTGCTTGTGCTTCCCGACAACGCCTTCCGAGACTTCGTCAAACTCTCCACGGAAGTTCAAGCGCGAATCAAAATTGACAACGACAAACGCACCGTCGTGAAGGGCGGGCTTTTCTACGAAGAGGCGCTCCTGCCCGATTCGCTCCTTTATTCCGTCGTCCTCGCGCACGATCCGGTGAAGGATGATCGCGCTGAATTAGCCGATTCTCCGGCTGTGCTTGCATTCTTGCGCGGCATTGATGGACAGCGCCTGCAGCTCGGCGGCGATGCCACCATCGGGCGCGGCATCGTCAGCGTGCGTTTCCACGGCCAAGGGAAACAACCGAAGCCAGGAAAGGAGGAACAGGGCAATGGCTAG
- the cas10 gene encoding type III-B CRISPR-associated protein Cas10/Cmr2 produces MNRDVLLRKIRALLHDPPEKALILGRAINGGHEGRARALMEKLGLDAVIPDEVKTADRIASAADRVSLRGFPTDWPQNPLIVHPLSGKQFPIQSLATADHRAVMASVDEMFSELRATYGDDLEKLYLSLWRELLPLLEAKRKQDGMGQLWEVLPADTRVPDHSIWEHRRVTSAIAAALPEPAFLLFALGPVQSFIAAARKTQDLWAGSYLLSFLSWQAMKVVAESWGPDAIIFPDLCGQPFADLWLIEEKGLKFIEKPSEEKLSAPTVPNRFLAILPASEAAGLARQVDERVREVFKIICFAVKKGVEREAGITPDDGWDRIWRRQVENFLEIYWAVLPWGEDHRQFLETFKTWCHPMQEPWEFASIVEQYEKTGYAPNIGTCYSKLYALTERGLGSRKATRDFAGQIEPHFKCTMFAELEPVHLAEHTDFGKLREFWNRRMIPRIPLLRSGERLSAIALTKRLAAAYYFKAPEEDGGLGWDIETSFPSTSTVATSSFKRRIVERLPTGDMKLFGLLNRYTTCVRTLLGDDRAKSAPLPKMAEAAARAHKKIPDLPWDFTRLDGDWLFEESFNKRDLQRELTERWKDNPSGLESARREALGALTELLDFAKRNTLGAPSRYYAVLVMDGDHMGKWVAGEFAPRLQEILHPSVWNELTSNSEWQKLGEMRRPLNPSLHLAISKALRDFSLATARRIVEEEHLGKLIYAGGDDVMAFVSLGDLPEVMRKLRAFFTGALRGDENQVDWIAGSGFARTDTGFQLTMGMTATASMGVAIAHHMQDLGQTLNAARAQEKRAKDVIGRNAFSIALMKRSGGHESFGAKWYYQKDGSAPVDTLQCLIDWRDAFSSGDVSPKFAYVFREGARALSGLSQEAVAKETHRLLGRHLSTRFSKDGKSEIGRRLLDEGLLRLFESGVSLDDLGKFLDLAVFLSREENR; encoded by the coding sequence ATGAACCGAGATGTCTTGCTTCGCAAAATTCGCGCCCTGCTCCATGATCCGCCGGAGAAGGCGCTCATCTTAGGCCGCGCCATCAACGGCGGGCATGAAGGGCGGGCCCGAGCGCTGATGGAGAAGCTCGGACTTGACGCCGTCATCCCGGATGAAGTCAAAACGGCCGACCGCATCGCTTCGGCCGCCGATCGCGTGAGCCTCCGGGGCTTCCCCACCGATTGGCCTCAGAATCCGCTCATCGTTCACCCGCTCTCGGGCAAGCAATTTCCCATCCAATCGCTCGCGACGGCGGATCATCGCGCCGTCATGGCGTCGGTGGACGAGATGTTCTCTGAGTTACGAGCCACCTACGGCGATGATCTCGAAAAGCTCTACCTCTCGCTCTGGCGGGAGCTGCTCCCGCTGCTTGAAGCGAAGCGAAAGCAGGATGGCATGGGGCAACTCTGGGAAGTGCTTCCGGCTGACACGCGCGTCCCCGATCATTCCATCTGGGAACATCGCCGCGTAACGTCGGCCATCGCGGCCGCATTACCCGAGCCGGCATTTTTGCTTTTCGCCCTCGGGCCGGTGCAGAGCTTCATCGCAGCGGCACGAAAAACGCAAGACCTGTGGGCGGGCAGCTACCTGCTCTCGTTCCTCTCCTGGCAGGCGATGAAAGTCGTTGCTGAATCCTGGGGACCAGACGCGATCATCTTTCCCGACCTGTGCGGACAGCCCTTCGCCGATCTCTGGCTGATCGAAGAGAAGGGGCTGAAGTTCATCGAGAAACCAAGCGAGGAGAAACTCTCGGCGCCGACGGTTCCCAATCGGTTCCTGGCCATCCTGCCTGCGAGTGAGGCGGCTGGACTCGCTCGACAGGTTGACGAGAGGGTGCGCGAGGTTTTCAAAATCATCTGCTTCGCCGTCAAAAAGGGCGTTGAGCGCGAAGCCGGTATCACCCCCGACGACGGGTGGGATCGCATCTGGCGGCGGCAGGTCGAAAACTTCCTGGAGATCTACTGGGCCGTGCTCCCCTGGGGAGAGGATCACAGGCAGTTTCTCGAAACTTTCAAGACCTGGTGCCACCCGATGCAAGAACCGTGGGAGTTCGCTTCGATCGTCGAGCAGTACGAGAAGACGGGTTATGCGCCGAACATCGGCACCTGCTACAGCAAGCTCTATGCGCTGACCGAACGCGGCTTGGGGAGTCGGAAAGCGACGCGGGATTTCGCCGGGCAGATTGAACCGCACTTCAAGTGCACGATGTTCGCCGAGCTCGAACCGGTGCATCTGGCCGAGCATACGGATTTCGGCAAGCTCCGCGAGTTCTGGAACCGGCGAATGATCCCTCGAATCCCCCTGCTTCGCAGCGGCGAGCGACTGAGCGCCATTGCGCTCACCAAGCGATTGGCCGCGGCTTATTACTTCAAAGCCCCCGAGGAAGACGGAGGACTCGGATGGGACATCGAGACGTCTTTTCCTTCAACCAGCACGGTTGCGACCTCGTCTTTCAAGCGCCGGATCGTTGAAAGGCTCCCGACGGGAGATATGAAGCTCTTTGGGTTGTTGAACCGCTATACGACGTGTGTGCGAACTCTTCTGGGAGATGACCGGGCAAAAAGCGCGCCTCTTCCAAAGATGGCGGAAGCAGCGGCTCGCGCTCACAAAAAGATACCCGATCTGCCTTGGGACTTCACTCGCCTGGATGGGGATTGGCTCTTTGAGGAATCCTTCAATAAGCGAGATCTTCAGCGTGAGCTGACCGAGAGGTGGAAGGATAACCCTTCCGGCCTGGAGTCCGCGCGGAGAGAAGCTCTGGGAGCACTCACCGAGCTTCTCGATTTCGCTAAGCGAAATACTCTCGGCGCACCGTCTCGCTACTACGCCGTATTAGTGATGGACGGCGATCACATGGGCAAATGGGTCGCCGGTGAATTCGCTCCACGACTCCAAGAAATTCTTCATCCGAGCGTGTGGAACGAGCTGACGTCGAACAGCGAATGGCAAAAGCTGGGGGAAATGAGGCGCCCGCTCAATCCGTCGCTCCATCTGGCCATCAGCAAGGCCCTGCGCGACTTCTCGCTCGCGACCGCTCGCCGCATCGTCGAAGAGGAGCACCTCGGCAAGTTGATCTATGCCGGAGGCGATGATGTGATGGCTTTCGTCTCGCTCGGCGATCTGCCGGAAGTGATGCGAAAGCTGCGCGCCTTCTTCACCGGCGCGCTCAGGGGCGATGAGAACCAGGTGGACTGGATCGCCGGTTCTGGCTTCGCCCGAACGGACACGGGATTCCAGCTCACGATGGGCATGACGGCTACGGCCAGCATGGGCGTGGCCATCGCCCACCACATGCAGGACCTCGGTCAAACCCTCAACGCCGCACGAGCGCAGGAGAAGCGAGCCAAAGATGTGATCGGTCGCAATGCGTTCTCCATCGCGCTCATGAAGCGGTCGGGCGGCCATGAATCTTTCGGCGCGAAGTGGTATTACCAGAAAGACGGCTCCGCGCCCGTTGATACGCTTCAATGCTTAATAGATTGGCGCGATGCTTTTTCGAGCGGCGACGTGTCGCCGAAATTCGCTTATGTCTTCCGCGAAGGAGCCCGTGCGCTCTCGGGCCTTTCTCAAGAAGCCGTCGCGAAAGAGACGCATCGCCTGCTCGGCCGTCATCTCAGCACGCGATTCTCAAAAGATGGGAAGAGCGAGATCGGCCGTCGGCTGCTCGACGAAGGGCTTTTGAGGCTTTTCGAGTCGGGCGTCTCGCTTGACGATCTGGGCAAGTTTTTAGACCTGGCGGTGTTCCTCAGTCGGGAGGAGAACCGATGA
- the csx2 gene encoding TIGR02221 family CRISPR-associated protein — translation MKALTFVGLGTGDGYKTARYLYGGKVVESDLFPIALYEFFQPDHMTVFVTKESKERYWNKLCEGLAGRIEPKPVEIPWGGKPDELWTIFDRVVQSVDEGEEVIFDITHGFRSLPFVVFLAVAYLRAVKNVRVRGIVYGAFEARDNEGRAPVFDLSPFLSLLDWLAAVHIFRRSGSAADLSRLLQEIQAEAWRERPTETSPIAAEKPTALQKMGDRVNELSQALLLIRPLEVMEKAQRLADLFTDAALNEATRWAKPFALIAPALGQEFAQFATSPSVKNLHVQHRMIAWYIERGLFVQALTLARELLVTKVCVLLDLENPLQREARERAERLLNYLTWSKQPDERKRSDPWTGAEPDAADVEKFRAHDQAESLIALWSSIRDARNDVDHAGMKEQPTKASALVTRVKEIGETLKRIFGGEHEMTVEPDVVTIDLSTFYSGAAKLGDLPEYERRALELAGEGRAVVLTGQAPIWMYLKIAHALHGKARRLSYLSPVTGEVVIFDHDPW, via the coding sequence ATGAAGGCACTGACGTTCGTGGGATTGGGAACGGGTGATGGGTATAAGACGGCCCGATACCTCTACGGAGGGAAAGTCGTGGAATCGGATCTCTTTCCCATCGCCCTCTATGAGTTCTTTCAGCCAGATCACATGACGGTCTTCGTCACCAAGGAGTCGAAGGAACGCTACTGGAACAAGTTGTGCGAGGGGCTCGCCGGAAGAATCGAACCCAAACCGGTCGAAATTCCCTGGGGCGGAAAACCCGACGAGCTCTGGACGATCTTCGATCGTGTCGTCCAAAGCGTAGATGAAGGCGAAGAGGTGATCTTTGACATTACGCACGGGTTCCGCTCGCTCCCGTTTGTCGTTTTCCTGGCCGTCGCCTATCTTCGCGCGGTCAAAAATGTTCGCGTGCGCGGGATTGTCTACGGGGCCTTCGAGGCCCGCGATAATGAAGGCCGTGCTCCGGTGTTCGACCTCTCGCCGTTTTTGAGTTTGCTCGATTGGCTGGCAGCAGTTCACATCTTCCGCCGGAGCGGATCGGCGGCTGATCTCTCCCGATTGCTCCAGGAGATTCAGGCTGAAGCCTGGCGCGAGCGTCCGACCGAAACCTCGCCGATCGCGGCCGAGAAGCCGACGGCGCTTCAGAAAATGGGAGATCGGGTCAACGAGCTTTCTCAAGCCCTTTTGCTCATCCGTCCTCTGGAGGTCATGGAGAAAGCCCAACGCCTGGCCGATCTATTCACGGATGCGGCATTGAACGAGGCCACCCGGTGGGCTAAACCGTTTGCGCTGATTGCTCCTGCGCTCGGCCAGGAATTCGCCCAGTTCGCTACGTCGCCGAGCGTGAAAAATCTTCACGTTCAGCATCGCATGATCGCGTGGTATATCGAGCGCGGCCTCTTTGTTCAGGCCCTTACGCTCGCGCGCGAACTGCTGGTGACGAAAGTCTGCGTGCTCCTTGATCTCGAAAATCCGCTTCAACGAGAGGCCCGCGAGCGAGCCGAACGATTGCTCAACTATCTGACCTGGAGCAAACAGCCGGATGAAAGGAAGCGCTCGGACCCGTGGACCGGAGCCGAACCGGATGCGGCGGATGTGGAGAAATTCCGCGCGCACGATCAGGCGGAATCGCTCATCGCGCTCTGGAGTTCGATCCGCGACGCCCGAAACGATGTGGATCATGCCGGTATGAAGGAGCAACCGACGAAGGCGAGCGCGCTCGTCACTCGCGTGAAAGAGATAGGCGAGACGCTCAAACGTATTTTCGGAGGCGAGCACGAGATGACTGTCGAACCTGATGTCGTGACGATTGACCTCAGCACGTTTTATTCGGGCGCGGCCAAGCTGGGCGATTTGCCCGAATATGAACGGCGGGCGCTGGAGCTGGCCGGGGAGGGCCGCGCGGTCGTTCTGACGGGGCAGGCTCCCATCTGGATGTACCTGAAAATCGCGCACGCGCTCCACGGCAAAGCGCGGCGGCTTAGCTACTTGTCGCCGGTCACCGGCGAAGTCGTCATCTTCGATCACGACCCGTGGTAG
- the cmr1 gene encoding type III-B CRISPR module RAMP protein Cmr1, which translates to MKKVSVTLETVTPLFLSGNDQNAVELRAASIRGHLRYWYRALLGGLGVTRPDTLHELESQVFGKEERGSPVLVRIKDIRWAGGRIKQNSELDLGYDRAKRETRHPGMTYLLYSTQLGGNERPYADVGTTFTLELSSFNKEADSVLKLAACALWCWTLFAGFGTRARRGGGDVQVKEVKDDRGILEGLPDFTLIRVSSPEALKEHLENGLKKVRDLVARLNSLTTKAPSGIVDFPVLHPDHADIWVIQSTWNTPLDAMEQAGRKFQQFRHKRNPDFPSVLNDYLNAGRPPTLKRPAFGLPLQFRYRSAPGKQAMVETQNFTRRASPLLFRFVKLGNGRIALLLIYFRSSFLPSGEKLKIKDQSQGAKREPRSFDPPTTSEQRSLIEQFRDQFGGHLDARNWL; encoded by the coding sequence ATGAAAAAGGTAAGCGTCACGCTGGAGACGGTCACGCCGCTGTTTCTGTCGGGCAATGATCAAAACGCGGTCGAGCTTCGCGCCGCGAGCATCCGAGGCCACCTGCGCTACTGGTATCGCGCCCTGCTCGGTGGGCTAGGCGTCACGCGACCGGACACGCTTCACGAACTGGAAAGTCAGGTCTTCGGAAAAGAGGAGCGCGGATCCCCTGTGCTCGTGAGGATCAAGGACATTCGCTGGGCCGGCGGACGAATCAAGCAAAACAGCGAGCTTGATCTGGGATACGACAGGGCAAAGAGGGAGACTCGTCATCCCGGGATGACCTATCTCCTCTACTCGACACAGCTCGGCGGAAACGAGCGTCCCTATGCCGATGTCGGGACAACCTTCACGCTGGAGCTTTCCTCGTTCAACAAAGAAGCTGACAGTGTTCTGAAGCTCGCGGCATGCGCTCTCTGGTGCTGGACGCTTTTTGCAGGATTCGGGACGCGCGCCCGGCGCGGCGGCGGGGATGTGCAGGTTAAAGAGGTGAAAGACGATCGGGGGATTTTAGAAGGTCTTCCCGACTTCACACTGATTCGCGTCAGCAGCCCTGAAGCGTTAAAAGAGCATCTGGAAAACGGCTTGAAAAAAGTCCGCGATCTCGTCGCGCGACTGAACTCACTTACGACGAAAGCACCAAGCGGCATTGTGGACTTTCCCGTCCTCCATCCAGACCATGCAGACATTTGGGTCATTCAGAGCACCTGGAATACCCCCTTGGACGCAATGGAACAGGCGGGGAGGAAATTCCAGCAATTTCGGCATAAGCGTAATCCCGATTTCCCCTCCGTGTTGAACGATTACTTGAACGCCGGTCGCCCGCCGACATTGAAGCGGCCGGCCTTCGGGCTGCCGCTGCAATTTCGCTATCGTTCGGCGCCCGGCAAGCAAGCCATGGTCGAGACACAAAACTTCACCCGGCGAGCCTCGCCGCTCCTGTTTCGCTTCGTCAAGCTGGGGAATGGGAGAATCGCCTTGCTTTTGATCTATTTCAGATCCTCTTTTCTGCCGAGCGGGGAGAAACTCAAGATCAAGGATCAGTCGCAGGGTGCAAAACGGGAGCCGCGGTCATTTGATCCACCGACGACTTCTGAACAGCGCAGCCTGATCGAGCAGTTTCGCGATCAGTTCGGTGGTCATCTTGATGCGAGGAATTGGTTATGA
- the csm6 gene encoding CRISPR-associated ring nuclease Csm6 translates to MGLRQKGNQRSLARSRRRDNARHIFVTVLGQTPQVVTETLYALMVERRVPISEIFVITTRVGAERAWRDLLDPHQGQFFAFCREYGFDPRSITFDEHHILTIVKTPASRRARPPTSATSKPGQRADRALEDIRTVEDNRCLAEQLLGFIRQLTENPHTVVHGSIAGGRKTMSAYMLLAFTLYGREQDRLYHVLVPEPFERNPQFFFPPRRERLIGIGVGQVASTREARIDLAEIPFVRLRPWVLKERRVQRTIEEHIRIVQRDLNRRAAEWESLVIDYQARRARWGDRELPITGVKLALLAYFAERRAEHRQHGRQKIENCPHCFSGFSDFDLVRYEVLYRRFVPAETRKGKIELGPDLFLSYRAKLNRVLTREGFPPELQIVNISTTPRNARYGLRLDPRRIRLESHPGELVKVGIQNPAEGDRTEPH, encoded by the coding sequence ATGGGACTCCGACAAAAGGGAAACCAGCGATCCCTCGCGCGATCGCGAAGACGCGATAACGCTCGCCACATCTTCGTGACCGTGCTCGGCCAGACGCCGCAGGTTGTCACGGAGACGCTCTACGCGCTCATGGTCGAACGGCGCGTCCCCATCTCGGAGATCTTCGTCATCACGACACGCGTGGGAGCCGAACGGGCGTGGCGCGATCTGCTCGATCCGCACCAGGGCCAGTTCTTCGCCTTTTGCCGGGAATACGGCTTCGATCCCCGATCCATCACCTTCGATGAGCATCACATCCTGACGATCGTCAAGACGCCAGCCTCAAGACGAGCGCGACCGCCCACCAGCGCGACATCGAAGCCGGGCCAACGAGCCGATCGTGCGCTGGAGGATATTCGCACCGTGGAGGACAACCGCTGCCTGGCCGAGCAACTTCTGGGCTTCATTCGGCAGCTCACCGAAAATCCGCATACGGTCGTGCACGGTTCAATCGCCGGCGGCCGCAAGACAATGTCAGCCTATATGCTGCTGGCCTTCACGCTCTACGGGCGGGAACAGGATCGGCTCTATCACGTGCTCGTGCCCGAACCCTTCGAACGGAATCCGCAGTTTTTCTTCCCTCCGCGGCGAGAGCGATTGATCGGGATCGGCGTCGGACAAGTCGCTTCCACGCGCGAGGCCCGCATTGATCTGGCCGAAATTCCGTTTGTGCGACTGCGGCCCTGGGTCCTCAAAGAGAGGAGAGTGCAGAGGACGATCGAGGAGCACATTCGCATCGTGCAGCGCGATTTGAACCGCCGCGCAGCGGAGTGGGAATCGCTCGTCATTGACTACCAAGCGCGACGAGCGCGCTGGGGTGACCGCGAGCTGCCCATAACGGGTGTGAAGCTGGCGCTGTTGGCTTACTTCGCCGAGCGCCGCGCCGAGCACCGGCAACATGGACGCCAGAAGATCGAGAACTGCCCCCATTGCTTTAGCGGTTTCAGTGACTTCGATCTCGTTCGTTACGAGGTCTTATATCGGAGGTTCGTTCCCGCGGAAACACGGAAAGGGAAAATCGAGCTGGGCCCCGATCTCTTCCTGAGTTATCGGGCCAAGCTCAATCGTGTGCTCACGCGCGAGGGATTCCCTCCGGAGTTGCAGATCGTGAACATCAGCACGACGCCACGCAATGCTCGCTACGGACTGCGACTCGATCCGCGCCGAATTCGCCTGGAATCCCACCCCGGTGAACTCGTAAAGGTGGGCATTCAGAATCCTGCCGAGGGCGACCGGACCGAACCCCATTGA
- the cmr5 gene encoding type III-B CRISPR module-associated protein Cmr5, whose protein sequence is MASTVSFQQTKEQQRAKAAWDDVQEVDRKSPDVKRKYRGLVLKLPVMILTNGLGQALAFLKSKGKGNADDPHEIVYAHLQKWLFSEIRWTGATQPTLIERIFNTTSETYRQATTEALSYLHWLRRFAEAVLPEPEEE, encoded by the coding sequence ATGGCTAGCACCGTGAGTTTTCAACAGACGAAAGAGCAACAGCGAGCCAAGGCAGCGTGGGATGACGTCCAGGAGGTGGATAGAAAATCGCCGGACGTGAAGCGGAAGTATCGCGGCCTCGTGTTGAAGCTGCCGGTGATGATTCTGACTAATGGCTTGGGACAGGCGCTCGCCTTTCTGAAATCTAAAGGGAAGGGCAATGCGGACGATCCTCACGAGATCGTCTATGCTCACCTTCAGAAATGGCTCTTCAGTGAGATTCGTTGGACCGGCGCCACTCAGCCGACGCTCATCGAGCGTATCTTCAACACGACGAGCGAGACTTATCGGCAGGCGACGACCGAGGCGCTCAGCTACCTCCACTGGTTGCGCCGCTTCGCTGAAGCTGTTTTGCCGGAGCCTGAGGAGGAGTGA
- the cmr3 gene encoding type III-B CRISPR module-associated protein Cmr3, producing MSKAIFIEPLDVLLFRESKPFTGGEDHLARSVFPPPPSTVYAAIRSHLLSHHFGRFEAFREGKDVPPELAREIGSPSHFGTLELCRFLVARKRGSGDSHEQAIPVELLYPMPQDVAEVKGTGRLALLKPVDGFPVRTNLPPGLRHLWFMKDAHLDAAAGWLTERGIERYLADDAHSADSFFAPEEVIAGNQIGEAIFTREERTGIARDRARRSVREGLLYSVEYLRLKQGIGFFAEFNGTDRLPDSGLINLGGDRRPAHYQPARVSALALDEIKQRIQERRRFKLVLVTPALFVNGWRPEWIDERTLEASRGNVRVKLVAVALGKPVGIGGFDLAKQFPKPVHRFVPAGSVYFFELLEGDADAVAQTFHEKSISEDSETFPGTARQGFGYSLIGAW from the coding sequence ATGAGCAAGGCGATTTTCATCGAACCGCTCGATGTATTGCTCTTCCGTGAAAGCAAGCCTTTCACCGGCGGCGAGGATCATCTGGCGCGAAGCGTCTTCCCGCCCCCGCCGTCAACCGTTTATGCGGCGATCCGCTCTCACCTGTTGAGCCATCACTTTGGTCGCTTCGAGGCGTTCAGGGAAGGGAAGGACGTTCCGCCGGAATTAGCTCGGGAGATCGGCTCGCCATCGCATTTCGGCACGCTTGAGCTTTGCCGCTTCCTCGTGGCGCGAAAGCGAGGATCAGGAGATTCCCACGAGCAAGCGATCCCGGTGGAATTGCTTTATCCCATGCCGCAGGACGTGGCTGAAGTCAAAGGCACGGGACGGCTCGCGCTCCTGAAACCGGTAGACGGATTCCCCGTTCGGACGAATCTCCCTCCGGGGCTGCGACATCTCTGGTTCATGAAAGACGCGCATCTTGACGCCGCCGCAGGTTGGCTCACCGAGCGAGGGATAGAGCGGTATCTGGCTGACGACGCGCATTCCGCAGATTCATTCTTTGCTCCCGAAGAAGTCATCGCCGGGAATCAGATCGGGGAAGCGATCTTCACCCGGGAGGAGCGAACCGGGATCGCGCGGGATCGCGCGCGCCGGTCCGTGCGCGAGGGCTTGCTCTACAGCGTTGAGTACCTTCGACTCAAGCAGGGCATCGGCTTTTTTGCTGAGTTTAACGGGACAGACCGCCTGCCGGATTCCGGATTGATCAACCTGGGCGGAGATCGCCGTCCGGCTCATTATCAACCGGCGCGGGTTTCAGCGCTGGCGCTCGATGAAATCAAGCAACGAATTCAGGAGCGCCGCAGATTCAAGCTAGTGCTCGTGACTCCCGCTCTGTTTGTGAACGGCTGGCGTCCGGAATGGATTGACGAGCGCACGCTCGAAGCCTCTCGCGGAAACGTGCGCGTCAAACTCGTTGCTGTGGCGCTCGGCAAGCCCGTCGGAATCGGGGGATTCGACCTGGCGAAGCAGTTTCCCAAGCCCGTTCATCGCTTTGTGCCAGCCGGAAGCGTCTACTTCTTCGAGCTTCTGGAGGGCGATGCTGATGCGGTTGCTCAAACGTTTCACGAAAAGTCCATCTCCGAGGATTCGGAAACTTTTCCCGGGACCGCGCGACAGGGTTTCGGGTACTCTCTGATAGGAGCATGGTGA
- the cmr6 gene encoding type III-B CRISPR module RAMP protein Cmr6, which translates to MPNGRRRARTGSQPTDGPPSPRFPLPRDSQALAEALRSHAQNVGLLFNKFVWIWDGNWTLEGKFKEGRRERSVKSWFLEQVESIARSFPRDAYFAFLERQVRMVASFEEHGYKTVIFGKRAEARILSGLGGAHPMEVGFAFHSLYGFPYLPGSGLKGVARAWAELTGEPADKIKLVFGSESKDERQAEEHQQGDVVFLDAYAIAPPRLEVDILNPHFPDYYRDPKNNLPTEWQSPNPVNFLTIGIGSRAEEKPVFQFALVARSDEALRLAREWLERGLEQLGFGGKTASGYGFFAEGRISAEELTKELAKLQKAESAKGPSQKASPVQASPPAPKPAPEKKSPSPASPEQQKTKAASKPPEPPARPRVKQGDKLEAEVLANDGRRVTVRLLGGLDQEVTFETAYYPHPPGKRVKVKVMAVTADEKVTKVSPA; encoded by the coding sequence ATGCCAAACGGGAGAAGAAGAGCGAGAACGGGATCACAACCAACGGATGGGCCGCCGTCGCCGCGCTTCCCCTTGCCTCGCGATAGTCAAGCGCTGGCGGAAGCGCTTCGCTCACATGCCCAGAACGTCGGACTGCTGTTCAATAAATTCGTCTGGATATGGGACGGCAACTGGACGCTGGAGGGGAAATTCAAAGAGGGAAGGCGAGAAAGGAGCGTCAAAAGCTGGTTCCTTGAGCAGGTCGAATCCATCGCGCGCAGTTTCCCGCGCGATGCCTACTTCGCCTTTCTGGAGCGACAGGTGCGGATGGTCGCGTCGTTCGAGGAGCATGGTTACAAGACCGTTATCTTCGGCAAGCGAGCGGAAGCGCGGATTCTTTCAGGGCTCGGCGGAGCGCATCCGATGGAAGTCGGATTCGCCTTTCACTCGCTCTATGGGTTTCCCTATCTGCCGGGAAGCGGGCTCAAGGGCGTGGCGCGCGCGTGGGCCGAGTTGACAGGTGAGCCGGCGGACAAGATCAAGCTCGTCTTCGGCTCCGAGAGCAAGGACGAACGGCAGGCCGAAGAACACCAGCAAGGCGATGTCGTCTTCCTCGATGCGTATGCGATCGCACCGCCGAGGCTCGAAGTGGACATCTTGAACCCGCATTTCCCCGACTACTATCGAGATCCGAAAAACAATCTCCCGACGGAATGGCAGAGCCCGAATCCCGTGAATTTCCTCACTATCGGCATTGGCTCTCGTGCGGAAGAGAAGCCCGTTTTTCAATTCGCGCTCGTCGCTCGTTCTGATGAGGCATTGCGACTTGCTCGGGAGTGGCTCGAACGTGGACTTGAACAACTCGGCTTTGGCGGCAAGACGGCGAGCGGCTACGGATTCTTCGCCGAAGGGCGGATCTCGGCTGAGGAACTGACGAAGGAACTGGCGAAACTCCAAAAAGCGGAGTCGGCAAAAGGCCCGTCGCAGAAGGCATCGCCCGTTCAAGCTTCACCTCCAGCCCCGAAACCCGCGCCGGAGAAGAAATCGCCGAGTCCCGCTTCCCCTGAGCAACAGAAAACGAAAGCTGCATCCAAGCCGCCCGAACCACCAGCTCGACCACGTGTCAAACAGGGGGACAAACTTGAGGCCGAGGTCCTCGCAAACGACGGCAGAAGAGTAACGGTTCGGCTACTGGGAGGGCTCGATCAGGAAGTCACGTTCGAGACCGCGTATTATCCTCATCCGCCGGGCAAGAGGGTGAAAGTGAAAGTGATGGCGGTAACGGCCGATGAAAAAGTGACGAAAGTGAGCCCGGCATGA